One Bradyrhizobium zhanjiangense DNA segment encodes these proteins:
- a CDS encoding MarR family winged helix-turn-helix transcriptional regulator codes for MRNKGAGASHHRLIYLLSVAQRRLQRWMAARPESEVTPAQAGLLFILGRQDGVLMGEAGAALDLGPAGISGLVDRTAAAKLIERRADREDGRAWRIWLTPKGRTALAQAKAGAAEINAALTEGFTSAEIDIVARWLTSIQDKFPRSSDE; via the coding sequence GCGAGCCACCATCGGCTGATCTACCTCCTGAGCGTCGCGCAACGCCGGTTGCAGCGCTGGATGGCGGCTCGGCCCGAGAGCGAGGTGACGCCGGCGCAGGCCGGGCTGCTCTTCATCCTCGGCCGACAAGACGGCGTCCTGATGGGCGAGGCGGGCGCGGCGCTCGATCTTGGCCCGGCTGGCATTTCCGGCCTCGTCGACCGCACCGCGGCCGCCAAACTGATCGAGCGGCGGGCCGACCGCGAGGACGGACGCGCCTGGCGGATCTGGCTGACGCCGAAGGGGCGCACCGCGCTGGCGCAGGCGAAAGCAGGCGCCGCGGAGATCAATGCGGCGCTGACGGAGGGATTCACCAGTGCGGAGATCGACATCGTCGCGCGCTGGCTGACGAGCATCCAGGACAAGTTTCCAAGAAGTTCAGACGAATAG
- a CDS encoding enoyl-CoA hydratase — protein sequence MTEHVRIESNGGILTLTLARPDKKNALTDAMYGKLADSIESAEFNPSARVILIRGEGDMFTAGNDVGEFAAVAAGKSEGSRNVVRFIQSLARCTRPLVAAVQGRAVGVGTTMLLHCDLVVLADNAQLSTPFVSLALVPEAASSLLMPARIGYARAYEMFALGETIPAQAALEWGLANRVVPLDRLDTEALALAQRLARQPAGALIATKKLMRNGEALVAQMNAEGEQFAQRLRTAEAREAFTAFAERRPPDFTKVG from the coding sequence ATGACCGAGCACGTCCGGATCGAGAGCAATGGCGGAATTCTCACGCTGACATTGGCGCGCCCCGACAAGAAGAACGCGCTCACGGACGCGATGTACGGCAAGCTCGCCGACAGCATCGAATCCGCCGAGTTCAATCCGTCGGCCCGCGTGATCCTGATCCGCGGCGAGGGTGACATGTTCACCGCCGGCAACGACGTCGGCGAATTCGCGGCGGTCGCTGCGGGCAAATCGGAAGGCAGCCGCAACGTCGTGCGCTTCATCCAGTCGCTGGCGCGATGCACCCGGCCGCTGGTTGCGGCCGTGCAGGGCCGCGCCGTCGGTGTCGGCACCACGATGCTGTTGCATTGCGATCTCGTCGTGCTCGCCGACAATGCGCAATTGTCGACGCCCTTCGTCAGCCTGGCGCTGGTGCCGGAAGCCGCCTCCAGCCTGTTGATGCCGGCGCGCATCGGCTATGCCCGCGCCTACGAGATGTTTGCGCTCGGCGAAACCATTCCGGCGCAGGCCGCGCTGGAATGGGGCCTCGCCAACCGCGTGGTGCCGCTCGACCGGCTCGATACCGAGGCCCTCGCACTCGCCCAGCGTCTGGCCCGTCAGCCGGCCGGCGCGCTCATCGCCACCAAGAAGCTGATGCGCAATGGCGAGGCGCTGGTCGCGCAGATGAACGCGGAGGGCGAGCAATTCGCGCAGCGCCTGCGCACCGCCGAAGCGCGCGAGGCATTCACCGCCTTTGCGGAGCGCCGTCCGCCTGAT